A single Mangifera indica cultivar Alphonso chromosome 20, CATAS_Mindica_2.1, whole genome shotgun sequence DNA region contains:
- the LOC123203942 gene encoding uncharacterized GPI-anchored protein At4g28100-like, with amino-acid sequence MSSKVSFISFTPLFFLLLLSPVFSSSLPNPDPSSIQPLHVASSPPATIPAFPEQSNLAGCPLNLSEELFRNVKTACGVAKPGDATGQLHRSRCCPVLASWLYAAYSATALGGASSVSPAIVGGHSPASVDLPLLPDDSETCVDDLGKALKQRGIELVKPNETCDVVYCYCGIRLHPLNCPEAFFLNQKGKLSGNEHVKRLERDCLSSSSNVNGFPGLGGCNKCLHSLHQLNSQASNASKSDERTAKIRNKDCQLMGLTWLLSKNRKAYIHTVSAVIRAMMMNTDGSDPQSCTLTSDGMPLAVDSSDISNQSSSITRPVPLYLWLLSLYLLCRFLTVPSGLF; translated from the exons ATGTCCTCTAAAGTTTCGTTCATTTCATTTACACCgctgttttttcttcttcttctttccccTGTCTTCTCCTCCTCTCTCCCCAATCCTGACCCTTCATCAATCCAACCTTTACATGTCGCCTCCTCCCCTCCAGCCACCATCCCTGCATTCCCGGAACAGTCCAATCTCGCAGGCTGTCCACTCAACCTCTCTGAAGAGCTTTTCCGTAATGTAAAGACTGCATGTGGAGTTGCCAAGCCTGGTGATGCAACTGGGCAGCTTCATCGAAGCCGGTGCTGCCCAGTTCTAGCTTCCTGGCTCTACGCCGCCTATTCGGCCACCGCGTTAGGAGGAGCCAGCAGTGTGAGTCCTGCCATTGTGGGTGGTCATTCTCCAGCTTCTGTGGACTTACCTCTGCTGCCTGATGACTCTGAAACTTGCGTGGATGATCTCGGAAAAGCTCTGAAACAAAGAGGAATTGAACTCGTTAAGCCTAATGAAACTTGTGATGTGGTGTATTGTTACTGTGGCATTAGACTGCATCCCCTCAACTGCCCTGAAGCTTTCTTTCTGAACCAGAAAGGAAAGCTTTCTGGGAACGAACATGTGAAGAGATTGGAAAGAGATTGCTTGAGTAGCAGCTCCAATGTCAATGGATTTCCAGGCCTTGGTGGCTGTAACAAATGCTTACACTCTCTTCATCAG CTTAATAGCCAGGCTTCCAATGCAAGCAAATCGGATGAGAGGACTGCCAAAATACGCAACAAAGATTGTCAGCTCATGGGGCTCACTTGGCTGCTTTCTAAAAACCGAAAGGCCTATATTCACACTGTTTCTGCAGTCATACGAGCTATGATGATGAACACAGATGGCTCTGATCCTCAATCTTGCACTCTTACCAGCGATGGAATGCCTCTTGCTGTTGATTCCTCTGACATTTCGAATCAGTCATCATCAATCACTCGTCCGGTTCCCCTCTATCTCTGGCTTTTATCATTGTATTTGTTGTGTAGGTTCCTTACTGTACCATCTGGGCTGTTTTAG
- the LOC123204522 gene encoding LOW QUALITY PROTEIN: beta-glucosidase 44-like (The sequence of the model RefSeq protein was modified relative to this genomic sequence to represent the inferred CDS: inserted 2 bases in 1 codon) — protein MKTLSFFPPFFLLLIIHSVAHTVELNGYYSHPDDTVHFDTGGLSRDAFPEGFIFGTATSAYQVEGMADKDGRGPSIWDVFVQKPGIVANNGTGEIAVDQYHRYKEDVDIMANLNFDAYRFSISWSRIFPDGAGKVNWKGVAYYNRLINYLLEKGITPYANLYHYDLPETLEKKYNGLLSEKVVKDFADYADFCFKTFGDRVKNWMTFNEPRVVAALGYDNGFFAPGRCSKAFGNCTVGNSATEPYVVAHNLILSHGAAVQRYREKYQKKQKGRIGILLDFVWYEPLTRSKADNYAAQRARDFHVGWFIHPLTYGEYPETMQNIVGKRLPKFTKEEXSIDFVSINQYTTYYMYDPHLTKSKNLGYQLDWNAGFAYAKHGVPIGPRANSYWLYNVPWGLYKALMYIKEHYKNPTVILSENGMDDPGNVTLKQGLHDTTRINFYKGYLTQLKKAVDDGANVVGYFAWSLLDNFEWRLGYTARFGIVYVDYNNLKRYPKMSAYWFKQLLKRNKH, from the exons ATGAAgacactttctttctttccgcCCTTCTTCCTATTACTCATTATCCATTCAGTTGCTCATACAGTTGAGCTCAATGGATACTACTCACATCCTGATGATACTGTCCACTTCGACACCGGCGGCCTCAGCAGAGACGCCTTCCCCGAAGGCTTCATCTTCGGAACCGCCACCTCTGCTTATCAAGTAGAAGGCATGGCTGATAAGGATGGACGTGGCCCCAGCATCTGGGATGTTTTTGTTCAAAAACCCG GTATTGTGGCCAATAATGGAACCGGTGAGATAGCGGTGGACCAGTATCACCGTTACAAA GAGGATGTTGATATCATGGCAAATCTGAATTTTGATGCATACCGGTTTTCGATTTCATGGTCCAGAATTTTCCCAG ATGGAGCAGGGAAAGTTAATTGGAAGGGAGTTGCATACTACAATAGGTTGATTAACTACTTGCTCGAAAAAG GCATTACTCCATATGCAAATCTTTATCACTATGATCTTCCAGAAACACTTGAGAAGAAGTACAATGGATTGTTGAGTGAGAAAGTGGT GAAAGATTTTGCTGATTATGCGGATTTTTGCTTCAAGACGTTTGGAGACAGAGTAAAGAACTGGATGACATTTAATGAGCCTAGAGTGGTGGCTGCTCTTGGTTATGACAATGGCTTCTTTGCTCCTGGGAGGTGCTCCAAAGCTTTTGGCAATTGCACGGTTGGAAATTCTGCAACAGAGCCTTATGTTGTTGCCCATAATCTGATTTTATCCCATGGAGCTGCAGTTCAGAGATACCGCGAAAAGTATCAG AAAAAGCAAAAGGGAAGGATTGGAATTCTCTTGGATTTTGTGTGGTATGAGCCTCTTACAAGATCAAAGGCAGACAATTATGCAGCTCAAAGAGCAAGAGATTTTCATGTTGGATG GTTTATACATCCTCTTACTTATGGTGAGTACCCAGAAACAATGCAAAATATAGTTGGCAAAAGGCTACCCAAGTTCACAAAAGAAGA ATCAATAGATTTTGTGAGCATTAACCAGTACACTACATACTACATGTATGATCCACACCTAACAAAATCAAAGAACTTGGGCTATCAGCTAGACTGGAACGCGGGATTTGCTT ATGCAAAACATGGCGTACCAATTGGTCCAAGA GCAAATTCTTATTGGCTCTACAATGTACCTTGGGGTTTGTACAAGGCCTTGATGTACATAAAAGAGCACTACAAGAACCCTACTGTCATTTTGTCTGAAAATG GCATGGATGATCCAGGAAATGTCACTCTTAAGCAGGGATTACATGATACCACAAGGATCAACTTTTACAAGGGATATTTGACTCAACTGAAGAAGGCTGTTGATGATGGAGCAAATGTTGTTGGCTACTTTGCTTGGTCGTTGCTTGACAATTTTGAATGGAGATTAGGCTACACTGCAAGGTTTGGCATTGTCTATGTTGACTACAACAATCTGAAGAGGTATCCAAAGATGTCGGCCTATTGGTTTAAGCAACTACTTAAACGAAACAAGCATTAA
- the LOC123204520 gene encoding crooked neck-like protein 1, whose amino-acid sequence MASKDADPSLGYLTRKDTEVKLPRPTRVKNKTPAPIQITAEQILREARERQEAEIRPPKQKITDSTELAEYRLRKRKEFEDLIRRVRWNISVWIKYAQWEESQKDFERARSVWERALEVDYRNHTLWLKYAEVEMKNKFINRARNVWDRAVTLLPRVDQLWYKYIHMEEMLGNVAGARQIFERWMNWMPDQQGWLSYIKFELRYNEVDRARQIFERFVQCHPKVTAWIRYAKFEMKNGEVDRARNVYERAVEKLADDEEAELLFVAFAEFEERCKETERARCIYKFALDHIPKGRAEDLYRKFVAFEKQYGDKEGIEDAIVGKRRFQYEDEVRKNPMNYDTWFDYVRLEESVGNKERIREVYERAIANVPPAEEKRYWQRYIYLWINYALYEELDAEDMERTRDIYSECLKLIPHKKFSFAKIWLMAAQFEIRQLNLNGARQILGNAIGQAPKDKIFKKYIEIELQLGNMDRCRKLYEKYLEWSPENCYAWSKFAELERSLDETERARAIFELAIVQPALDMPELLWKAYIDFEISEGEFNRTRALYERLLDRTKHLKVWISYAKFEASAMREDGGGSELAENDGQEDFLEQKKQCIQNARRVFEKAVNYFRTSAPELKEERAMLLEEWLNMESSCGALGDVSLVQAKLPKKLKKRRQIVSDDGLSAGYEEYIDYLFPEESQSTNLKILEAAYRWKKQKIASDDD is encoded by the exons ATGGCATCTAAAGATGCGGATCCTTCTCTGGGATATCTCACGCGCAAGGACACGGAGGTGAAACTCCCGCGGCCGACTAGAGTCAAGAACAAAACGCCAGCTCCGATACAAATCACTGCGGAACAAATTTTACGTGAAGCTCGGGAACGTCAAGAGGCTGAAATTCGACCACCTAAACAGAAAATCACTGACTCTACTGAGCTTGCTGAGTATCGCCTTCGAAAGAGGAAAGAATTTGAGGATTTAATTCGTAGAGTTCGCTGGAATATTAGTGTGTGGATTAAGTATGCCCAATGGGAGGAGTCTCAGAAAGATTTTGAGCGTGCACGAAGCGTGTGGGAACGTGCATTGGAAGTTGATTACCGGAATCACACTCTTTGGTTGAAGTATGCTGAGGTAGAGATGAAGAACAAGTTCATTAACAGGGCACGGAATGTTTGGGATCGTGCAGTGACATTGTTACCCCGTGTGGATCAACTATGGTATAAATATATTCACATGGAAGAGATGCTTGGGAATGTTGCTGGAGCTAGGCAGATTTTTGAAAGGTGGATGAATTGGATGCCTGATCAGCAAGGGTGGttatcatatatcaaatttgaGCTTCGATATAATGAAGTTGACCGAGCTAGGCAGATTTTTGAACGGTTTGTTCAGTGCCATCCAAAAGTTACAGCATGGATTCGATATGCCAAGTTTGAGATGAAAAATGGAGAAGTTGATCGTGCAAGGAATGTTTATGAACGTGCAGTGGAGAAATTGGCGGATGACGAAGAGGCTGAGTTATTGTTTGTTGCATTTGCAGAGTTTGAGGAGAGATGTAAGGAGACAGAGCGTGCTAGGTGCATTTATAAGTTTGCATTGGACCATATACCTAAAGGCAGGGCTGAAGACTTATATAGAAAGTTTGTGGCTTTTGAGAAACAGTATGGGGATAAGGAAGGGATTGAGGATGCTATTGTGGGAAAGAGGAGGTTTCAATACGAGGATGAAGTGAGAAAGAATCCAATGAATTATGACACATGGTTTGACTACGTTAGGTTAGAAGAGAGTGTAGGAAATAAGGAAAGGATTAGGGAGGTTTATGAGCGTGCCATTGCTAATGTGCCACCAGCGGAGGAGAAGAGATATTGgcaaagatatatatacttgTG gattaATTATGCGTTGTATGAGGAACTGGATGCAGAAGATATGGAACGGACACGAGACATTTATAG TGAGTGCCTGAAGCTAATTCCACATAAAAAGTTTTCATTTGCAAAGATCTGGCTCATGGCTGCCCAGTTTGAAATAAGGCAATTAAATCTCAATGGTGCCCGACAAATTTTAGGGAATGCAATTGGACAAGCTCCTAAGGATAAG atatttaaaaaatacattgaAATAGAGTTGCAGCTTGGTAATATGGACCGATGCCGAAAGCTTTATGAAAAGTACTTGGAATGGTCACCAGAGAACTGCTATGCTTGGAGCAAATTTGCGGAACTGGAGAGATCTTTGGATGAAACAGAGCGAGCTAGGGCTATTTTTGAGCTTGCAATTGTGCAGCCCGCTTTGGATATGCCTGAGTTGTTGTGGAAG GCGTATATTGACTTTGAGATATCAGAAGGTGAGTTTAATAGAACGAGAGCCCTTTATGAGAGACTCTTGGATCGGACAAAACATTTAAAGGTTTGGATTAGTTATGCAAAGTTTGAGGCTTCTGCTATGAGGGAGGATGGTGGGGGCTCAGAGTTGGCAGAAAATGATGGCCAGGAAGATTTCCTTGAACAAAAGAAGCAATGCATTCAGAATGCACGGA GAGTCTTTGAAAAAGCAGTTAACTATTTCAGAACGTCAGCTCCTGAATTGAAGGAAGAAAGGGCTATGTTGTTAGAAGAGTGGTTGAACATGGAGAGTAGCTGTGGTGCGCTTGGTGATGTTAGCTTAGTCCAGGCTAAGCTACCGAAGAAACTTAAGAAGAGAAGGCAAATTGTCAGTGATGATGGGCTGTCAGCTGG GTATGAAGAGTACATAGACTATCTGTTCCCTGAGGAATCCCAGAGTACAAATCTGAAGATCTTGGAGGCTGCATACAGATGGAAGAAACAGAAGATTGCTTCTGATGATGATTAG
- the LOC123204379 gene encoding laccase-1, whose protein sequence is MATFNKHYGIPMLLASLFISRAILSYAAAHTSTTKRFRFNVEWKKVSRLCHTKPVLTVNGKYPGPTIAVNEGDNVGIKVTNSIAKNTTIHWHGIRQFRTGWADGPAYITQCPIRGGQSYTYKFSVADQRGTLLWHAHFAWQRASVYGAFIIYPRMPYPFKTPIQAEILIIFGEWWNRDVDAVEDGMKTGGGADSSDAYTINGLPGPLYPCSHKDTLIQTVEPGRTYMLRIINAALNDELFFAVAKHTFTVVEIDAVYTKPFTTPAIMIAPGQTTTVLLTANQVPDSSGLFAMAARPYLTSVFPFNNSTTIGFLRYNNKGTGKIKASLNIDNLQLYNLPGMKDTAFATRFAGNLRSLASKEYPCNVPGKIDKRVVVAVSLNLQDCPQHETCTGYNGKKFFASMNNQSFLRPSLSILESHYKKLTTGVFTSDFPERPPKYFDFTGVNPVTENMNTEFGTMLLVVPYGAKIEIVFQDTGFLNVENHPIHVHGHNFFIVGRGFGNFNEAKDPKKYNLVDPAERNTVAVPSGGWAAIRINADNPGVWFIHCHLEEHTSWGLAMAFVVKNGPASEQGLLPPPQDLPAC, encoded by the exons GTTGAGTGGAAGAAGGTAAGTCGATTGTGTCATACAAAGCCGGTTTTAACAGTGAATGGGAAGTATCCAGGGCCAACCATTGCTGTGAACGAAGGAGACAATGTGGGGATTAAGGTCACTAATAGCATTGCCAAGAACACGACCATTCATTG GCATGGAATCAGGCAATTCAGAACAGGATGGGCAGATGGACCGGCCTATATAACACAGTGTCCCATAAGAGGAGGGCAGTCTTATACCTACAAATTCTCAGTAGCAGACCAAAGAGGGACTCTGTTATGGCATGCCCATTTTGCCTGGCAACGAGCTTCTGTCTATGGTGCCTTCATCATCTACCCTCGCATGCCTTACCCTTTCAAAACCCCTATACAAGCTGAAATCCTCATCATCTTTG GTGAATGGTGGAATAGAGACGTGGATGCAGTGGAAGATGGTATGAAGACTGGAGGAGGCGCTGATTCTTCAGATGCTTATACAATAAATGGTCTACCAGGACCTCTTTATCCTTGCTCTCATAAAG ATACTTTGATCCAGACAGTGGAGCCTGGACGAACCTACATGCTTCGAATAATCAATGCAGCTCTTAACGATGAACTCTTCTTTGCAGTAGCCAAACATACATTTACAGTTGTTGAGATCGATGCAGTTTATACAAAACCCTTTACAACTCCAGCCATAATGATTGCTCCTGGACAAACCACCACCGTTTTGCTTACTGCAAATCAAGTTCCTGATTCTTCAGGCTTGTTCGCCATGGCTGCAAGGCCTTACCTCACTTCTGTTTTCCCCTTCAATAACTCCACAACAATTGGTTTCTTAAGGTACAACAACAAGGGCACTGGAAAAATCAAAGCCAGCCTGAATATTGATAATCTTCAGCTTTACAATCTTCCAGGAATGAAAGATACAGCTTTCGCCACAAGATTTGCGGGCAATTTGCGGAGCCTTGCATCTAAAGAATACCCTTGTAATGTGCCTGGAAAAATTGATAAACGAGTTGTTGTAGCTGTAAGTTTAAACCTCCAGGATTGTCCTCAACATGAAACCTGCACAGGCTACAATGGAAAGAAGTTCTTCGCTTCCATGAACAACCAATCTTTTCTTCGTCCGTCGTTGTCGATATTGGAATCCCACTACAAGAAACTGACGACAGGCGTTTTCACATCCGATTTTCCTGAGAGGCCGCcgaaatattttgattttactGGTGTAAATCCTGTAACTGAGAATATGAACACTGAATTTGGGACGATGCTTCTGGTGGTACCATATGGAGCAAAGATAGAAATTGTGTTTCAGGATACAGGATTTCTCAATGTGGAGAACCATCCGATTCACGTTCATGGGCACAATTTTTTTATCGTCGGGAGGGGATTTGGAAACTTCAATGAGGCCAAGGATCCGAAGAAATACAATCTTGTTGATCCTGCGGAGAGGAACACAGTGGCGGTGCCAAGTGGGGGATGGGCTGCAATTCGGATAAATGCTGATAATCCGGGAGTTTGGTTCATTCATTGCCACCTTGAAGAGCACACTTCATGGGGACTTGCCATGGCTTTTGTTGTAAAAAATGGCCCTGCTTCTGAGCAAGGGTTGCTTCCTCCTCCTCAGGATCTTCCTGCatgttaa
- the LOC123203943 gene encoding myb-related protein 308-like, with the protein MRKPCCDKQDMNKGAWSKEEDQRLIDYITKHGEGKWRSIPQAAGLLRCGKSCRLRWINYLRPDLKRGNFGEDEEDLIIKLHALLGNRWSLIAGRLPGRTDNEVKNYWNSHLRRKLLSMGINPDNHRINSVSSVLRPQSSVKSFHQQEDQHPLISSSALISDEADLNLSLAASNPFKEMNQNLIYTDAKEDTVVKSSTLLLFK; encoded by the exons ATGAGAAAACCTTGCTGCGATAAACAAGACATGAATAAAGGAGCCTGGTCCAAAGAAGAAGACCAAAGGCTCATTGACTACATCACTAAGCATGGTGAAGGTAAATGGCGCTCAATTCCACAAGCTGCAG GTTTGCTTCGTTGTGGGAAAAGTTGTCGATTAAGATGGATAAACTACCTAAGGCCAGACCTGAAAAGAGGCAACTTTGGTGAAGATGAGGAGGATCTCATCATCAAGCTTCATGCCCTCTTGGGAAATAG GTGGTCTCTCATAGCTGGAAGGTTGCCTGGGAGGACAGACAATGAGGTGAAAAATTACTGGAACTCTCATCTAAGAAGAAAGCTCCTGAGCATGGGAATCAATCCAGATAATCATCGAATTAACAGCGTTTCTTCTGTTCTTCGCCCACAATCATCAGTTAAGTCGTTTCATCAACAAGAAGATCAACATCCGCTCATCTCTAGTAGTGCTTTAATTTCAGATGAAGCTGATTTGAATCTTAGTCTTGCTGCCTCTAATCCCTTTAAAGAGATGAaccaaaacttaatttatactGATGCAAAAGAGGACACAGTAGTCAAATCCTCCACTCTTCTTCTCTTCAAATGA
- the LOC123204175 gene encoding MYB-like transcription factor 4 — MRKPCCEKNETNKGAWTKHEDQKLIDYIQKHGEGCWRSIPPAAGLLRCGKSCRLRWVNYLRPDLKRGNFGQDEEDLIIKLHALLGNRWSLIAGRLPGRTDNEVKNYWNTHLKRKLLQMGIDPKNHHIRPTTAKSFFSNNQERNSAEDNNTRVLDSMSGPHPESFAVSGLPDLNL, encoded by the exons atgAGGAAGCCTTGCTGTGAAAAGAATGAAACCAACAAAGGAGCTTGGACTAAACATGAAGATCAGAAGCTCATTGACTATATTCAAAAGCATGGAGAAGGCTGCTGGCGCTCCATTCCTCCAGCTGCTG GGTTGCTTCGTTGTGGAAAAAGCTGCAGACTGAGATGGGTGAATTATCTGAGGCCAGACCTTAAACGAGGCAACTTTGGCCAAGATGAAGAAGACCTTATCATTAAGCTGCATGCACTTCTTGGAAACag GTGGTCACTGATAGCTGGAAGATTACCAGGAAGAACAGACAATGAAGTGAAGAATTATTGGAATACTCATCTGAAACGAAAACTGCTGCAAATGGGAATAGATCCCAAAAATCATCATATAAGACCCACTACTGCCAAGTCTTTCTTTTCAAATAACCAGGAACGTAATTCTGCAGAAGATAATAATACCAGAGTCTTGGATTCTATGAGCGGTCCTCATCCTGAGAGTTTTGCAGTTAGTGGTTTGCCTGATCTTAATTTGTAA